A section of the Apodemus sylvaticus chromosome 10, mApoSyl1.1, whole genome shotgun sequence genome encodes:
- the Ptrh2 gene encoding peptidyl-tRNA hydrolase 2, mitochondrial, whose translation MLSKFLTMEYLVHPGTLSLAAGVACGMCLGWGLRSHLGMRPQNSTSETDRHTETGTEASILGESGEYKMILVVRTDLKMGKGKVAAQCSHAAVSAYKQTQRRNPQVLKEWEYCGQPKVVVKAPDEDALIQLLTHAKTLGLTVSLIQDAGRTQIEPGSRTVLGIGPGPVELIDEVTGHLKLY comes from the coding sequence aTGCTCTCCAAGTTCTTGACTATGGAGTATTTGGTTCATCCTGGTACACTAAGCTTGGCTGCTGGAGTTGCTTGTGGCATGTGCCTGGGCTGGGGCCTCCGGAGCCACCTTGGGATGCGCCCCCAGAACTCAACAAgtgagacagatagacacacagagacgGGGACTGAAGCAAGCATCCTGGGAGAGAGTGGGGAATACAAAATGATTCTTGTGGTTCGAACTGACTtaaagatggggaaagggaaggTCGCTGCCCAGTGTTCTCACGCTGCTGTCTCTGCCTACAAGcagactcaaaggagaaaccCTCAAGTGCTCAAAGAGTGGGAGTACTGTGGCCAGCCCAAGGTGGTGGTCAAAGCTCCAGACGAAGACGCCCTCATTCAGTTACTCACCCATGCAAAAACCTTGGGACTGACTGTAAGCTTAATCCAAGATGCTGGACGTACTCAGATCGAACCAGGCTCTCGAACTGTCCTGGGAATTGGGCCAGGACCAGTGGAACTAATTGATGAAGTGACTGGCCACCTAAAACTTTACTAG